Sequence from the Rutidosis leptorrhynchoides isolate AG116_Rl617_1_P2 chromosome 3, CSIRO_AGI_Rlap_v1, whole genome shotgun sequence genome:
GTCTTTCATGTAACCTTAGTAAACGTTGACATTTTATCCATTTAGTAATCAAGATCACTCAATTCATGTTATGTGAAAATGGTAATCAAGAGTGTCAACTCAATGCTAATGAATGTGAGAATTTAACTTATGTTTGATCTCAACGTGTTATATGAAAATGGATACAAAGTGTTGCAGTGAAACAACACTCAATTCATACTAATACGGTACTTGTTTCAACCCAAACAACCTGCCATACCCGCCCATTTTGCCACTTCTGTAGAAAAAGCAATCTACTACAACACACTAACTAAACTAAGCTTTATATTTAAATGCTTGAAAATTAAAAATAACCCAACAGTATAAATACCAAGACAAATGGTCAAACCAGATAGGTTAACAATAATCAACATTGATATCCTAAATCACCTGGCAGCTGCTTACAAACCGACCATAACAACACATTCAAAACTGTATTATGCACCGATACAGAACATCAAAACGAGTGTAAACGGTAAACTTACATAAAAACAAGACATAAAACATTTTATACTAAACGAGCTCAATGTATGCCATGGGTGCATTATCCCCTCTCCTGGGTAAAGTTCTTATAATTCTTGTGTACCCTCCGTTCCTTTCACCGTACCTTTCAGGAACTTCAGCAAACAACGCATGCACGATCTGCTTTTCGTAAATGAATCCAAGAGCTTGTCGTCGCTTGTGAAGTGAACCTTCTTTAGCCAAAGTGATCATTTTGTCAACATACTTTCTAACCGCACTGGCCCGTGCTCGCGTGGTTTTGATCCTTCCATGTTTCAAAAGTTGAGTGGTTAGGCCACGAAGGAGTGCTTTACGTTGGTCTGGTGGCCGGTTCAGCTTTGGGACCCGCCTTCCGTGTCTCATTGCAGAGACACGGCCACCGTTGTCGATAATGGTGAAGTTATGCTCGTAATCGTTATTTTCTGAAAGAAACCAACAAGATTAATGTAATTATAAAGTCATGGAAGGGTACATAAAGCATTCATCTTTGCTGATAGTATTGTTCAGAGTTACGTAACGAGTCAAACTGAGTCGTATTTTATAAATAACAAGATGAAGCGATTCGTGTTTGGCAGGTCAACCCAACCAGTCAAAAGCGCCAATTTTGCGTTCTATACTGGTTATACAAGCCATCATTAATCATACATATGAAACCTCGGTTTTCACTTGTTTAGAGGAAATAGAACAATTAATGGCACATGTAAAACTAAGCTATTAGAACATAAAGCATTACTAATTACTCCACTAAACAATGCACATAACACCAAAGATTAAGCTATTACAACgtgacatatatttaatatttaaggtTTTGTTATGTTTGCTCGTTAAAGGTCGTGTGCATGTATGCTATATAGTCTATTAGTCTCATTAGTTTTTAACATATCCTTTCTTGTTATGTTTCAACATTTACAGTTCCTAATATCCCATCATAGTTATAACAATTTGATGCTACAACTTTTGGCATTTGGTCGGATACTATTCTAAACTTCAACCATCACTTAGGTGGCCTAGTGGTAAGGCGTCATGTCTCATAAGAGGCCTCAAGTTCTAACCTCCCTAGGCATAGGCGGTGCTAAGAGAGGGCAGCTGGGGTCGGCCGCCCCCGACGATCGAactatttttagtgtaattatatgTTAAAGTTCGACGTTTAGTGTATGTATATGTTAAAATTTGAAGTTCTGCCCCTGTTTTTTGGCTTTTTCCAAATGTATAAGGTTTTGCACTCTTCGAGAAAAATTTCTGGATCCACCACTGTCCATATGTACACATCTTGGGGATAGCCCCTAAAGTCATGTCTCAAAGCTTTCATTCCAAAATTTCCTCATAAAACTAACTAGTATTCCTTGCTTCAAAAAACAACGGTGACGCACAATCACACAAAAGATCTAAAAACATTTATATCTCTTATATATTTAGGTTATTTAACGTGTTAGGAAGTCTATCTAAAGCACAAAAATACCCATTGCAACATCGAATTTGAAACGCCATTCATACACCTACCCTAAAGTCAAAAAGGTGAAATCTTTTTAGGGCAAGGTTCATAAAAAATGGTTGCCGGTATCTTGCTTGCAACAAACCTAAAACATCCAGTAATAATTTCTTCTTACTACAATGTCCTATTTCAAACTCAACAAATTTACAGAATTCATGTAATCAGCAACCTACTTTAACAAAATCAACCAAGTTCATAACTTTACATAAATTTCATAATCAATAACAAAAATCACAGCTAAAAACACAACATTCAAacaaaaagtttgaatctttacctgAAGAAGTGAGACTTGGAAGTGGGTTAAGAGGTTTAAGACCAAGAAAAGACCCAAAAACCGGTTTTGAAATGGTGGGTTTCTTATGGGCGAAAGTTGGGGGACGAAATGAACAACGGACTGAAGAAGAGGGACTTGAAGTGGAAATTGAAGGAAGTGATGATTTTAGAGAAGACATGCTCCATGTTGTTGTGGCACTGGCCATTTTCTGATGAGGGTTTGTTTCAGTCTGCTGCAAATTTTTTGTTGATATGAATTTTTGTTGGTGATTGGTGATGGTGAAGATGGTGTTTTTGTAATGGATAACTGGATATGATATCTTCCCCAAATTTGTTTTTAGGTTTTGACCCCTAAAGTTTTGTTGTATCGTATTTTGACCCTGGTTTTAGgaagttaatatttttttttttttaaattttttttttttttttcaaaagcaaGCATATTTATATTACTCTATAAACATGTACAAACACATAGGCCACAGTAGGATAGCCCAAGAATGAATACACGAGCACTACAATGGGAGCTGAGGAAGCAACCCAAAAGAAAGACACGAAGTTAAATATTGAAATACAACGAAGGATTTGTTAGCCAAGATTGCCAATCGATATATTTTCCTTTGAGCTTTCTTGATATCCCATCGAACGACTTTACTTGAATATCATTGATCAACACCGGGACGCACGAGCTTTTATTTTTAAAAACCTTCGAATCCCTATTTTTCCAAAGAGAGTAAACACATACCCATTGAACCGCTTGGCAAATCTTGGATCCAAGCGGCGTGATTGTAGTAGATGTAGTTCCACGAAGCATTTGATTAGCATTTTGATTTGGCGAAAAAATCAACACTCCACCAATTATAGAAGCGAGATCAAACTTCCGAAGAAAATTTACACGATATAAGAAAGTGATCTACCGATTCAACATCTTCGTCACAAACGGGACACCGAGTGCTATGCAAATCAATGCCACGATTATCAAGTTCAACACGCACCGAGATTCTTTTTTTTAAGACTCTCCAAACAAAGACTTCTATCTTTTTTGGAACAAGATTGTTCTTAAGAGATTCTGATCGAGATTGAGACAATACCGGAAACATTTTTGAggttgtgacgacctggaaatttccgaccaaatttaaacttaatctttatatgatttcgacacgataaacaaagtctgtaatgttgagtctcaaggtttttgaactgttttcatgaatgcatttaacctcgaccacttttgacgattcacgaacaactaatttgtaaatagatatataattttatttgaaataatatatgatttaattgttggaaataaatatataaactaatatcagtatatttaatattattaatttaatatataatatattgatatgcatataattaaatatatatatatatatatatatatatatatatatatatatatatatatatatatatatatatatatatatatatatatatatatatatatatatatatatatatatatatgtatattataaaatgaaatattatatattgtaattgttataatcaatgttgaaaaataataataatatataataattgttatttaaagagtatatgtatataaataaagtatatagaatatatattttgtgatttcgaagttatttaataaacgacggtaacgctcaattgccattcgatagatagtaaacgagttaaaaaggaatttatgtgattttaaaataaacggtgatccgaaaatgggttttatagattataggcttagtaaaaatgtatttaggagctatttattaaattttaaaaatttttatattttacttgaggttgggagtgaataattaatgtaatttttatttaatagttaatgaccgaattttataccataatgaccgaaataaataaagatatttaaattaaaaatatggaattttttttttcgaagacttttatccgccactgaatttATCACAGAGTACGATGTAGCACTCCGTGTAAACTGTCGGTATAACACTTCAAATAAGGTGGCTGCTTTAATGTTTTGTTACTATTCGCTTTTTGAATTCACAACCGATCTATTTGTTTCTTTCATTCAATTTGCATAATATTAAATATGGGTTATTGTCGATACTTCAAAACAAAACAAAAAGTGAAATAATAACAAGATTTCATATAAAGTTTTCATCTTTTCTTTTGTCTGATTACTATTATAACCACTTGTATAATCACAATATCTCAAATGGGCTATGTCTGTACAATTTTCCGATGCATGAAGTCATACATTATAAGTACATCATTATGGCATTAACATGGTGTTTAGCCAGTATTATTACTGTATTTTTCTTTGATTCTTTCCACAacttaaaacatatatataaacatgcCATACATGCATAGACTTATACATAAACAACCACCATTATCGTCTCTCTTATAAACCTATCATCAAAACCACTACAACTTGCAAGAATTACTGCTCCTGCTCTTATGCTTCTGTCCGTAACTCATCATCACCTCCATCGGATTATCTACTGCTATCACTTCTATTTTCTGTTCTACTTCTGTCACAACCCAATATCATTCGTTTACTATTACTGGACTGTTTCTAGTTTCTATTACAGAGATCAAACAACCATCTCCTTCGTGAACACCTCTTGTTGCTGCTATATTAACCAAACACCACCGGTTGCTTGatcttttctgttttaatcatCACTCGAACCCCACCATCCACAAACCTATTTAAACAATCGTTCATTTACATACACACACCACCACAAATTACATCATTGAACACCCCTTCAAAGCTAACCAAACTGCTTGCTATGTTTGTTATCCGATCACAACAAACCTAATTATGTTCCTGGTTCGTTTAAACTCACCCAAGAACAACTATTCGAAGCTGCTACTATTGGTTCATGTTTTTATTCTACCCGAATTCTCTCTGTTGCAGCTACTTACTACCATCATCAAGCAATTAAAACCCAACAAGAACCAATCGAATGCCACTTCTGCTACTTCTTCGCACAGCTACTGCTATTGGTAACCACTGCTCCATCACACCACAATTTTTTCTTTTCTGCTACAAACACTCAATCAATTCGTACATACAATGAATAATAAATTAAACCTCTTTCAATCAACTAATTGAATTTCAATTGATTCAAAGTCAACAAATAAAAACTTTTCGGTCAAAATTTCAATTCATGAAATAAAAAGTGTTTATGGAAAAAATCATTGATTACGAGTGTTTTATGGGAGATTCTAAATACTTTTTGTGAAGGAATTTATACCTGGACCGCTTTAGGTTTCAGTTCTGACTCtcaatttcatcatcatcatcgtctctGTTCCTAACAAACTT
This genomic interval carries:
- the LOC139899102 gene encoding large ribosomal subunit protein bL17c, which gives rise to MASATTTWSMSSLKSSLPSISTSSPSSSVRCSFRPPTFAHKKPTISKPVFGSFLGLKPLNPLPSLTSSENNDYEHNFTIIDNGGRVSAMRHGRRVPKLNRPPDQRKALLRGLTTQLLKHGRIKTTRARASAVRKYVDKMITLAKEGSLHKRRQALGFIYEKQIVHALFAEVPERYGERNGGYTRIIRTLPRRGDNAPMAYIELV